One part of the Syngnathus acus chromosome 17, fSynAcu1.2, whole genome shotgun sequence genome encodes these proteins:
- the LOC119136681 gene encoding CPD photolyase isoform X1, whose amino-acid sequence MRVVASRQIERNPGCYKIFTSLLNPHFFSFLTKSFTTIMSGKKRKAAGAAASECSAKQLKLASTTEGNKVKASGWLQDLVKQQRDDNKDMKVNKKRVRFISDTQEAKQDSEGVLYWMLRDQRVQDNWALIHAQHLAMKRNLPLHVCVCLFVPKSELSTLRHYSFMLKGLEEVEKECKSLDIQFHLLHGSVAKLLSGFVSERGFGAVVTDFSPLREPLKWLDDVKKALPDDVPLIQVDAHNIVPCWVASPKLEYAARTIRGKITKLLPEFLTDFPVVEKHPHAATKTTKLVDWAKTVASLQVDRTVDEPEWAQPGTMSGMAMLESFIDVRLKLFGTYRNDPNVAALSQLSPWIRFGHVSAQRVALQVQRGGKDASQSVAPFIEELVVRRELTDNFCFYNENYDSVKGAYEWAQKSLSDHGKDKRPYLYTREQLEKAKTHDKLWNAAQYQMVSEGKMHGFLRMYWAKKILEWTSSPEEALSIALYLNDRYELDGQDPNGFVGCMWSICGIHDQGWAERDVFGKIRYMNYKGCLRKFDVPKFEKKYCPKGL is encoded by the exons ATGCGAGTAGTCGCGTCTCGCCAAATAGAACGCAACCCAGGGTGTTACAAAATATTTACGTCATTACTCAATC ctcattttttttccttccttacCAAGTCATTCACTACCATCATGTCAGGCAAAAAGCGCAAAGCAGCTGGGGCCGCTGCATCTGAGTGCAGTGCTAAACAGCTGAAGTTGGCCTCCACTACGGAAGGTAATAAGGTGAAAGCATCAGGATGGCTGCAAGACCTTGTCAAACAACAGAGAGATGACAACAAGGACATGAAAGTCAACAAGAAACGTGTTCGATTTATATCAGACACGCAAGAGGCAAAGCAGGACTCGGAAGGGGTCCTCTATTGGATGCTAAGGGACCAGAGAGTACAAG aTAACTGGGCATTGATCCACGCCCAACACCTTGCCATGAAAAGGAACCTGCCTCTGCACGTCTGTGTCTGCTTGTTTGTCCCCAAATCAGAGTTGTCCACCCTGAGACATTACAGTTTCATGCTGAAAGGTCTGGAAGAAGTTGAAAAG GAATGCAAATCTCTAGACATCCAGTTCCATTTGCTACACGGCTCTGTGGCCAAATTGCTGTCTGGCTTTGTGTCCGAGCGTGGCTTTGGGGCAGTCGTGACGGACTTTTCACCTCTCAGGGAGCCTCTCAAGTGGTTGGATGATGTCAAAAAGGCTCTTCCAGATGATGTTCCACTCATTCAG GTTGATGCCCACAATATTGTTCCGTGCTGGGTAGCATCTCCTAAACTTGAATATGCTGCCAGGACAATCCGGGGAAAAATTACAAAACTTTTACCAGAGTTCCTTACTGATTTTCCTGTGGTCGAGAAGCACCCCCACGCGGCAACAAAAACCACTAAA CTAGTAGATTGGGCCAAAACAGTGGCTTCACTGCAGGTGGACAGAACCGTGGACGAGCCGGAGTGGGCCCAGCCAGGCACCATGTCGGGAATGGCCATGTTGGAATCCTTCATCGACGTTCGCCTCAAACTGTTCGGCACTTACCGTAATGACCCCAACGTTGCTGCGCTCAGCCAACTCTCTCCTTGGATCCGCTTTG GACACGTGTCTGCCCAGCGTGTGGCACTGCAAGTCCAGCGTGGCGGGAAGGACGCCAGTCAATCAGTCGCACCCTTCATCGAAGAGCTGGTGGTGCGCAGAGAACTGACGGACAACTTCTGCTTTTACAACGAGAATTATGACAGTGTGAAGG GTGCTTACGAATGGGCTCAAAAGAGCTTGAGCGATCACGGCAAGGATAAACGGCCATATCTGTACACCCGAGAGCAACTGGAGAAAGCCAAGACGCATGACAAACTGTGGAATGCAGCTCAG tATCAGATGGTCTCCGAGGGGAAGATGCATGGTTTCCTGCGAATGTACTGGGCCAAAAAGATTCTCGAGTGGACTTCTTCACCAGAGGAGGCGCTCTCCATCGCTCTGTATCTCAACGATCGCTATGAGCTGGATGGCCAAGACCCTAACGGATTTGTGG GTTGTATGTGGTCCATCTGTGGGATCCACGACCAAGGATGGGCAGAGAGAGACGTTTTTGGGAAGATCCGCTACATGAACTACAAAGGCTGTCTTCGCAAGTTTGACGTACCCaagtttgagaaaaaataCTGTCCCAAAGGTCTTTGA
- the LOC119136681 gene encoding CPD photolyase isoform X2, with protein MRAHFFSFLTKSFTTIMSGKKRKAAGAAASECSAKQLKLASTTEGNKVKASGWLQDLVKQQRDDNKDMKVNKKRVRFISDTQEAKQDSEGVLYWMLRDQRVQDNWALIHAQHLAMKRNLPLHVCVCLFVPKSELSTLRHYSFMLKGLEEVEKECKSLDIQFHLLHGSVAKLLSGFVSERGFGAVVTDFSPLREPLKWLDDVKKALPDDVPLIQVDAHNIVPCWVASPKLEYAARTIRGKITKLLPEFLTDFPVVEKHPHAATKTTKLVDWAKTVASLQVDRTVDEPEWAQPGTMSGMAMLESFIDVRLKLFGTYRNDPNVAALSQLSPWIRFGHVSAQRVALQVQRGGKDASQSVAPFIEELVVRRELTDNFCFYNENYDSVKGAYEWAQKSLSDHGKDKRPYLYTREQLEKAKTHDKLWNAAQYQMVSEGKMHGFLRMYWAKKILEWTSSPEEALSIALYLNDRYELDGQDPNGFVGCMWSICGIHDQGWAERDVFGKIRYMNYKGCLRKFDVPKFEKKYCPKGL; from the exons ATGAGAG ctcattttttttccttccttacCAAGTCATTCACTACCATCATGTCAGGCAAAAAGCGCAAAGCAGCTGGGGCCGCTGCATCTGAGTGCAGTGCTAAACAGCTGAAGTTGGCCTCCACTACGGAAGGTAATAAGGTGAAAGCATCAGGATGGCTGCAAGACCTTGTCAAACAACAGAGAGATGACAACAAGGACATGAAAGTCAACAAGAAACGTGTTCGATTTATATCAGACACGCAAGAGGCAAAGCAGGACTCGGAAGGGGTCCTCTATTGGATGCTAAGGGACCAGAGAGTACAAG aTAACTGGGCATTGATCCACGCCCAACACCTTGCCATGAAAAGGAACCTGCCTCTGCACGTCTGTGTCTGCTTGTTTGTCCCCAAATCAGAGTTGTCCACCCTGAGACATTACAGTTTCATGCTGAAAGGTCTGGAAGAAGTTGAAAAG GAATGCAAATCTCTAGACATCCAGTTCCATTTGCTACACGGCTCTGTGGCCAAATTGCTGTCTGGCTTTGTGTCCGAGCGTGGCTTTGGGGCAGTCGTGACGGACTTTTCACCTCTCAGGGAGCCTCTCAAGTGGTTGGATGATGTCAAAAAGGCTCTTCCAGATGATGTTCCACTCATTCAG GTTGATGCCCACAATATTGTTCCGTGCTGGGTAGCATCTCCTAAACTTGAATATGCTGCCAGGACAATCCGGGGAAAAATTACAAAACTTTTACCAGAGTTCCTTACTGATTTTCCTGTGGTCGAGAAGCACCCCCACGCGGCAACAAAAACCACTAAA CTAGTAGATTGGGCCAAAACAGTGGCTTCACTGCAGGTGGACAGAACCGTGGACGAGCCGGAGTGGGCCCAGCCAGGCACCATGTCGGGAATGGCCATGTTGGAATCCTTCATCGACGTTCGCCTCAAACTGTTCGGCACTTACCGTAATGACCCCAACGTTGCTGCGCTCAGCCAACTCTCTCCTTGGATCCGCTTTG GACACGTGTCTGCCCAGCGTGTGGCACTGCAAGTCCAGCGTGGCGGGAAGGACGCCAGTCAATCAGTCGCACCCTTCATCGAAGAGCTGGTGGTGCGCAGAGAACTGACGGACAACTTCTGCTTTTACAACGAGAATTATGACAGTGTGAAGG GTGCTTACGAATGGGCTCAAAAGAGCTTGAGCGATCACGGCAAGGATAAACGGCCATATCTGTACACCCGAGAGCAACTGGAGAAAGCCAAGACGCATGACAAACTGTGGAATGCAGCTCAG tATCAGATGGTCTCCGAGGGGAAGATGCATGGTTTCCTGCGAATGTACTGGGCCAAAAAGATTCTCGAGTGGACTTCTTCACCAGAGGAGGCGCTCTCCATCGCTCTGTATCTCAACGATCGCTATGAGCTGGATGGCCAAGACCCTAACGGATTTGTGG GTTGTATGTGGTCCATCTGTGGGATCCACGACCAAGGATGGGCAGAGAGAGACGTTTTTGGGAAGATCCGCTACATGAACTACAAAGGCTGTCTTCGCAAGTTTGACGTACCCaagtttgagaaaaaataCTGTCCCAAAGGTCTTTGA
- the LOC119136681 gene encoding CPD photolyase isoform X3: MSGKKRKAAGAAASECSAKQLKLASTTEGNKVKASGWLQDLVKQQRDDNKDMKVNKKRVRFISDTQEAKQDSEGVLYWMLRDQRVQDNWALIHAQHLAMKRNLPLHVCVCLFVPKSELSTLRHYSFMLKGLEEVEKECKSLDIQFHLLHGSVAKLLSGFVSERGFGAVVTDFSPLREPLKWLDDVKKALPDDVPLIQVDAHNIVPCWVASPKLEYAARTIRGKITKLLPEFLTDFPVVEKHPHAATKTTKLVDWAKTVASLQVDRTVDEPEWAQPGTMSGMAMLESFIDVRLKLFGTYRNDPNVAALSQLSPWIRFGHVSAQRVALQVQRGGKDASQSVAPFIEELVVRRELTDNFCFYNENYDSVKGAYEWAQKSLSDHGKDKRPYLYTREQLEKAKTHDKLWNAAQYQMVSEGKMHGFLRMYWAKKILEWTSSPEEALSIALYLNDRYELDGQDPNGFVGCMWSICGIHDQGWAERDVFGKIRYMNYKGCLRKFDVPKFEKKYCPKGL, from the exons ATGTCAGGCAAAAAGCGCAAAGCAGCTGGGGCCGCTGCATCTGAGTGCAGTGCTAAACAGCTGAAGTTGGCCTCCACTACGGAAGGTAATAAGGTGAAAGCATCAGGATGGCTGCAAGACCTTGTCAAACAACAGAGAGATGACAACAAGGACATGAAAGTCAACAAGAAACGTGTTCGATTTATATCAGACACGCAAGAGGCAAAGCAGGACTCGGAAGGGGTCCTCTATTGGATGCTAAGGGACCAGAGAGTACAAG aTAACTGGGCATTGATCCACGCCCAACACCTTGCCATGAAAAGGAACCTGCCTCTGCACGTCTGTGTCTGCTTGTTTGTCCCCAAATCAGAGTTGTCCACCCTGAGACATTACAGTTTCATGCTGAAAGGTCTGGAAGAAGTTGAAAAG GAATGCAAATCTCTAGACATCCAGTTCCATTTGCTACACGGCTCTGTGGCCAAATTGCTGTCTGGCTTTGTGTCCGAGCGTGGCTTTGGGGCAGTCGTGACGGACTTTTCACCTCTCAGGGAGCCTCTCAAGTGGTTGGATGATGTCAAAAAGGCTCTTCCAGATGATGTTCCACTCATTCAG GTTGATGCCCACAATATTGTTCCGTGCTGGGTAGCATCTCCTAAACTTGAATATGCTGCCAGGACAATCCGGGGAAAAATTACAAAACTTTTACCAGAGTTCCTTACTGATTTTCCTGTGGTCGAGAAGCACCCCCACGCGGCAACAAAAACCACTAAA CTAGTAGATTGGGCCAAAACAGTGGCTTCACTGCAGGTGGACAGAACCGTGGACGAGCCGGAGTGGGCCCAGCCAGGCACCATGTCGGGAATGGCCATGTTGGAATCCTTCATCGACGTTCGCCTCAAACTGTTCGGCACTTACCGTAATGACCCCAACGTTGCTGCGCTCAGCCAACTCTCTCCTTGGATCCGCTTTG GACACGTGTCTGCCCAGCGTGTGGCACTGCAAGTCCAGCGTGGCGGGAAGGACGCCAGTCAATCAGTCGCACCCTTCATCGAAGAGCTGGTGGTGCGCAGAGAACTGACGGACAACTTCTGCTTTTACAACGAGAATTATGACAGTGTGAAGG GTGCTTACGAATGGGCTCAAAAGAGCTTGAGCGATCACGGCAAGGATAAACGGCCATATCTGTACACCCGAGAGCAACTGGAGAAAGCCAAGACGCATGACAAACTGTGGAATGCAGCTCAG tATCAGATGGTCTCCGAGGGGAAGATGCATGGTTTCCTGCGAATGTACTGGGCCAAAAAGATTCTCGAGTGGACTTCTTCACCAGAGGAGGCGCTCTCCATCGCTCTGTATCTCAACGATCGCTATGAGCTGGATGGCCAAGACCCTAACGGATTTGTGG GTTGTATGTGGTCCATCTGTGGGATCCACGACCAAGGATGGGCAGAGAGAGACGTTTTTGGGAAGATCCGCTACATGAACTACAAAGGCTGTCTTCGCAAGTTTGACGTACCCaagtttgagaaaaaataCTGTCCCAAAGGTCTTTGA
- the LOC119136682 gene encoding UAP56-interacting factor-like isoform X2: MRLFALPFGMNERNFKKPLVRDKVDMSLDDIIRLNKKEQHTTRKQPYKSQQTRRRQRTPVTQGNMKTWSINNNGGVFRGGGGAATKLRTRVMPGVQRGQGVVTRPAARKNTTLLRRPSQDSSGTPVNRPFQLRQRHLPSVHQTDARQATFLHHRGLKVQTLAQEPNSHTLNIRTRPWRASTSSTGFLTVSIDNPTAMTQPEPPSAWTLHAMTARLAISNVETSEMKIPKGVPLKFDINSVGKPQTSMTLNERFRIFKERRSQISKGKRFVIVD, translated from the exons atgcgTTTGTTCGCGCTTCCCTTCGGGATGAATGAACGCAATTTTAAAAAGCCGTTGGTTCGCGATAAAGTGGACATGTCATTAG ATGACATAAttcggttgaataaaaaagaGCAACACACAACAAGGAAACAACCCTACAAAAGTCAACAAACACGTCGTCGGCAAAGGACTCCTGTAACACAAGGAAACATGAAAACTTGGTCCATAAACAACAATG GCGGCGTGTTccgaggtggaggaggagcagcaaCTAAATTAAGAACTCGGGTCATGCCAGGTGTGCAGAGAGGTCAGGGGGTCGTCACCCGTCCGGCAGCTCGAAAGAATACGACCCTCCTCAGGCGACCCAGTCAG GACTCCAGTGGAACGCCAGTCAACAGACCATTTCAACTGCGGCAACG ACATCTTCCTTCCGTGCATCAGACGGATGCACGCCAGGCAACATTTCTTCATCACAGAGGACTCAAG GTGCAAACTTTGGCGCAGGAGCCAAATTCTCACACTCTTAACATCAGAACTCGACC GTGGCGGGCATCAACAAGTAGCACTGGATTCTTGACTGTTTCCATAGACAATCCCACGGCCATGACTCAGCCTGA GCCTCCTTCTGCTTGGACTCTGCACGCCATGACGGCTCGCTTGGCCATAAGTAACGTGGAAACGTCAGAGATGAAAATTCCAAAGGGAGTTCCTCTCAAATTTGACATCAACAGTGTTGGGAAACCA CAAACGTCAATGACTTTGAATGAAAGATTCCGCATCTTCAAAGAACGACGTTCACAAATAAGTAAAGGCAAAAGATTTGTTATAGTGGACTAG
- the LOC119136682 gene encoding UAP56-interacting factor-like isoform X3, whose amino-acid sequence MRLFALPFGMNERNFKKPLVRDKVDMSLGGVFRGGGGAATKLRTRVMPGVQRGQGVVTRPAARKNTTLLRRPSQQKSQPFFQYNHRIEGNVGTSALYTNVTNKDSSGTPVNRPFQLRQRHLPSVHQTDARQATFLHHRGLKVQTLAQEPNSHTLNIRTRPWRASTSSTGFLTVSIDNPTAMTQPEPPSAWTLHAMTARLAISNVETSEMKIPKGVPLKFDINSVGKPQTSMTLNERFRIFKERRSQISKGKRFVIVD is encoded by the exons atgcgTTTGTTCGCGCTTCCCTTCGGGATGAATGAACGCAATTTTAAAAAGCCGTTGGTTCGCGATAAAGTGGACATGTCATTAG GCGGCGTGTTccgaggtggaggaggagcagcaaCTAAATTAAGAACTCGGGTCATGCCAGGTGTGCAGAGAGGTCAGGGGGTCGTCACCCGTCCGGCAGCTCGAAAGAATACGACCCTCCTCAGGCGACCCAGTCAG caaaagagcCAACCTTTTTTTCAATACAATCACCGCATTGAAGGAAATGTTGGGACTTCTGCTTTGTACACAAATGTCACCAACAAGGACTCCAGTGGAACGCCAGTCAACAGACCATTTCAACTGCGGCAACG ACATCTTCCTTCCGTGCATCAGACGGATGCACGCCAGGCAACATTTCTTCATCACAGAGGACTCAAG GTGCAAACTTTGGCGCAGGAGCCAAATTCTCACACTCTTAACATCAGAACTCGACC GTGGCGGGCATCAACAAGTAGCACTGGATTCTTGACTGTTTCCATAGACAATCCCACGGCCATGACTCAGCCTGA GCCTCCTTCTGCTTGGACTCTGCACGCCATGACGGCTCGCTTGGCCATAAGTAACGTGGAAACGTCAGAGATGAAAATTCCAAAGGGAGTTCCTCTCAAATTTGACATCAACAGTGTTGGGAAACCA CAAACGTCAATGACTTTGAATGAAAGATTCCGCATCTTCAAAGAACGACGTTCACAAATAAGTAAAGGCAAAAGATTTGTTATAGTGGACTAG
- the LOC119136682 gene encoding UAP56-interacting factor-like isoform X1, translated as MRLFALPFGMNERNFKKPLVRDKVDMSLDDIIRLNKKEQHTTRKQPYKSQQTRRRQRTPVTQGNMKTWSINNNGGVFRGGGGAATKLRTRVMPGVQRGQGVVTRPAARKNTTLLRRPSQQKSQPFFQYNHRIEGNVGTSALYTNVTNKDSSGTPVNRPFQLRQRHLPSVHQTDARQATFLHHRGLKVQTLAQEPNSHTLNIRTRPWRASTSSTGFLTVSIDNPTAMTQPEPPSAWTLHAMTARLAISNVETSEMKIPKGVPLKFDINSVGKPQTSMTLNERFRIFKERRSQISKGKRFVIVD; from the exons atgcgTTTGTTCGCGCTTCCCTTCGGGATGAATGAACGCAATTTTAAAAAGCCGTTGGTTCGCGATAAAGTGGACATGTCATTAG ATGACATAAttcggttgaataaaaaagaGCAACACACAACAAGGAAACAACCCTACAAAAGTCAACAAACACGTCGTCGGCAAAGGACTCCTGTAACACAAGGAAACATGAAAACTTGGTCCATAAACAACAATG GCGGCGTGTTccgaggtggaggaggagcagcaaCTAAATTAAGAACTCGGGTCATGCCAGGTGTGCAGAGAGGTCAGGGGGTCGTCACCCGTCCGGCAGCTCGAAAGAATACGACCCTCCTCAGGCGACCCAGTCAG caaaagagcCAACCTTTTTTTCAATACAATCACCGCATTGAAGGAAATGTTGGGACTTCTGCTTTGTACACAAATGTCACCAACAAGGACTCCAGTGGAACGCCAGTCAACAGACCATTTCAACTGCGGCAACG ACATCTTCCTTCCGTGCATCAGACGGATGCACGCCAGGCAACATTTCTTCATCACAGAGGACTCAAG GTGCAAACTTTGGCGCAGGAGCCAAATTCTCACACTCTTAACATCAGAACTCGACC GTGGCGGGCATCAACAAGTAGCACTGGATTCTTGACTGTTTCCATAGACAATCCCACGGCCATGACTCAGCCTGA GCCTCCTTCTGCTTGGACTCTGCACGCCATGACGGCTCGCTTGGCCATAAGTAACGTGGAAACGTCAGAGATGAAAATTCCAAAGGGAGTTCCTCTCAAATTTGACATCAACAGTGTTGGGAAACCA CAAACGTCAATGACTTTGAATGAAAGATTCCGCATCTTCAAAGAACGACGTTCACAAATAAGTAAAGGCAAAAGATTTGTTATAGTGGACTAG